GGgctgttaattatttttattttttattattataccAGTATCTGGGACAATTTATACGTAAGATTGGCCAGGCTCATTTGCAGTCTGTGCCACCTGTAAAGCATGAAAGATAAACCTGGGTTTGTGAGCTGTACACAGCGATGACCGGTGAGGCTGGAAGCGGCCGACTTGTGGTAAATTTTggtagaaaaaagcaaaagtgagCATCAGTCTGGTTTCATCCCAAGTGAAACCCGTTGTGAGTGGAAGAACTCCCAGAGCAGTGGGGTTTGGTGGTGAGCTCTGGAATAATCGAGGCGTGAGTGATATTCCCCAGTGGTGTTTTGGAAAGTGCTGGTTTTGACGGGTACTTGGTGGTGAAATGAAGTGAAACAGCTGGTGGGTGGGTGCAGATGACGATGACCTTCATCTCCATCACCTTCAGGTGCTGAGGCTCTTTGCCCCTCTCCTGCTAACGCCTTGTAAATGGTACTTAACAACTGTTGGGGTTACCACGGAACATCAGGGTGTTTGCAGGCCTGGGATTGCCCCTGTGCAGTTAGAGGTACGTCAAGAGTTCTATTAAAGATGTTTGGTCAAATTAATGACTGAATCAAGCAACTGCTGATTCTTAACGCTGGTCGCGTGGGAAGCGACGTTACGGACGCCGACGAGCCGATCCCAGTGGGTGCGAGACAGCTTTTTGAAGTTCTTGCCAGAAGCCTGCTCGCATCCGAAGGCGATCTTGGGAAGCTGTCGTCTTCCCCACAGCAGAAATCGGTCCTGCGGGACACGAATGTTTCTCTGCTCGAAGGCCCCTTGGCTGAAACAGAGGAACAAAGTCTGGGAATTTTAACAAAAGGACTTCGCTGCCTCAGCTGGGCTGTCGGAGGGGGGTAGTTCCCTTCGAAAGTGGCTTCTGGATTGGGAACAAGCTGTTGGGATTTTTTGGCTCAATCGGTTGAATTTTAGGAGTTGCAAGTGCTCACTTCAAAACCAGACTTGCAGGTGTAAGTTTATCCTATTTCTTCCTGATAAAGTAAGTGAAGAGATTCGGTGCAGCTACTGAATTTGCCTCGTATCAATCCTAATTAAAAGCAGGCTTGTTTACTTTGGGGCTGTAAGATGAATTTGGGGTAAAAAGCAGTGTATGGCAAAGAGTTGCTTCTGAGTGGCCTGCAGGAAAGCTGTCACCTCTCTTGGCAGCCAGGCGAAGGCAGCCCCCTTCACCTCACGGAGTTCTCTCTGCTTAGAGACTTAATTTTCCCAGCGCAGGCTGCGCTGGTGGGGAGCGCGTTCCCTTCGGTGTGCTTTGGTTTAGAAATACGAGCAGGAGCTTTGGAAAAACCCAGTTTTAATAGGGAAAAGCCTCTTGGGAATAAGGACCCAAAATCGTATGCTTATGACGGCGAACGagaagcagggaggggaaaaccGAGCAGCGGGGTGTCGTTGCTCCTGGGGGGGATCGTAGGAGGGAAGGGCTCACAGCGTTTGCTCCGCGCCTGAGCTGGTGGATGGTAAATGAGCGTGTGGTGCTCGTTAAACTGCCGGGCAGGTAACGCAGAACCTTCTCTGAGGGAGCCCGTGCGCATCGGGGGGCAGAGCTGTGTCACGCCTGGCCGTGGCTGTTACTGTGGGCGCTGGGCTTAAGAGCGTAAGTCATCGGGAGCAGAAAACTGGGCTTTCGCTAACGAGTTTGCATACTTCTAACTTAATTTCTTGCTTCCAGTGATGGATGGCAGTTATTTCCGTTCCTGCGTGCGCTCAGCCAGCAGGCTGTGGGACGGACCAGCCTGCCAGCGTCGCTGACTGGCTTTCTGTTGCTTTCAGACTGCGGAAGAGTGTGGTACTGGGACAGTCTTTTTGGTGGGAGAATCTAAATCAGCACATTTCAAACGCTTGGGCAGAGATTTGAAAGCAAAAATGGTAAGGATCGGGAGGTTTCAGGCTCACGAGGTGTATATCCACCTTTCCGTCCTGgctaaaatggttttaaaatcccttttcagCGACCAATGCGTATCTTTGTGAACGACGACCGCCACGTGATGGCCAAACATTCGGCCGTTTACCCGacgcaggaggagctggaggcggTTCAGAATATGGTGTCGCACACGGAGCGAGCGCTCAAGGCTGTGTCCGACTGGATCGACGAGCAAGAAAAAGTCAGTGGGGAGCAGCCAGAAACAGAGTCCATGGAGACGGCGGCCGAAGAGGAAAACAAGGAAGGAGGGTAAGGAACGTCACGGTGTGTGGGCTTGTGAAGGGCGCTGTCGGGAGTGACAGCACCTTCTGACTTAGAGTAGGAAAAATCTGCTCGCTGAAGGTGGAAAAGTTGTTTTCCCTGGCTGTGGGATTAAGAGGAATTAACTACCGCGGGGTTGAAGCGCCTTTTCCCATGCGGGTGTGGTAAATCCTGCGGCGGGGGGTCGTGTGTCGTGTTTAAGCGTTGCAGATCTGTCCCTCGGCTCGGGCTGGCCATCGGCACGTCCCCGGCTGCCATTAATTCTGGGCGTTTTGGAGCCCCCGTGACTGGAGCCGGTGTGTTTGCAGGGACCAGAAGGCCTCGGAGCAGCTGACCAGGACCCTGCGGGGCGTGATGCGCGTGGGGCTTGTCGCCAAAGGCCTCTTGCTGAAGGGGGACTTGGATCTCGAGCTGGTTCTTCTGTGCAAAGATAAACCCACCACGGAGCTCCTGGAGAAAGTAGCTGACAATCTCGGAGTACAGCTTGCTGTGAGTAAAACCTCCCCACGCTTGCGTGTGCTTGTGATGGAGCGAGTGGAAGAGCTTTTAAATGGTTAAAAAGACGCCCAGGACGTTTGTGTTGATACCTTCCTCTTGGAAAAGTCATTTTCACAGGCCTTGAGTTGTCTTGTGAAATGAACTTCTCGGTTAGCTGAAGTTTTGTTTATAGACCTTGGTTTTTGTTGGAAGAGGCTGTTGCAAATCGCTCAGAAGCGAGTTAGACGATGGCTAAGGGGGAAATTATCTTGCAGGCTATTACTGAAGACAAATACGAAATAATCCAGTCGGTCGGTGACGCTGCCATTGTAATTAAGAACACAAAAGAGCCGCCGTTGACGCTGACCATCCACTTGACGTCGCCCGTAGTcagagaagaaatggagaaacagTTAGCTGGAGGTATGGAAGACTGCAAACGGCCGACAGTCGGTTGGCAACCCGTACATTTCCGTTGCTAATTCGCTGTTAAAGCGTGCTCTTCAGTTTCAGCCGAAGCAGCAACAATTATTTTTGTGCAAATTCAAAATTCCGTAAGACCAACCTCATGAGATCACGGTTACGGTTTATTTGGACCAAGCTTCCGAAACTGAGTAGCACCTTTCAGATGGgattttgctcctttttttttttttatccttttttcttttttttttttttatacttgggCCTTTAGTTCACTAATACGTCATCTTGTTGTATTAATCTTGTTTCGTACCTAGCCATGTAAGTGGCCTGCACAGTGacataaaaatataaaccagatacgtttaagaaaaaaaaaaaaaatctcgaaGGCTTCTTGTTAAATGACTTTGCATGTACATGAAATTGGATGTTCCACGCAGTTTGTGTTGCAGCAAGAATGATAAGTGCTCTGGGTCTCCTCGATTGGCTGTTTCATCAGCTGAAGTTCAGAATTCCAGACAGTGATGCAGAGTTTTGGATAAAGTTAGCTTCTCCATTGGCTCTCAAATTCCCTTTGGAATTCGCAGACGGTTTTTGGCGCGTGAATTACGATGGCTTCTGTCACGTAGGCGCCGCGCCGTCGAATTGGTGGCTGTCAACCGCTCGCTCCGTGCACTAGCCTTATCTAAAACCCTGGTCTTGAGAAACTTTGCGCTTTTTTCAAACCTTATCTTCAGttttgctgcagcacagactgggaaaTATCTTTGTGCTCTATTGACTGTCTTTGGTTTTGATATCTGACCTCGTCTACCAAGCCTTCTAGTTTGTCAATTTTAGGGACGCTGGACCTTTGACCAACAGGACGCTCTCTGTCACGGGTTGGGGCCAGGGCAGTCAAGCCTTATGGGCGGAGGGGGTTCCCTTGATCCTCGCAAAGCTTCTCCCCCCACTCCTCCGCTACAGCGAAACGCGGAGTGGGGggttcttttattttaaatttcccTTTGTTACCTATTACCGGCCTCGTACGCCGCCACTTCATTCGAGTCGTAAAGGATTTCTGTCCTCTCCCACCGAGCTTCACGCCCCGTCTCCTCGCAGAATAGACTTCAGCCCCTCCCAGTTAATTGAACCTCCCCCCTCGCTGCAGTTTGCATTTCGAAGCGAGGCCGCTAGGCGAGCGCACTGCAGACCCCTCCTTCCCGGTACAGGAGCTAGATCAGGATCTTTTGGGAGCCTCAGCTGCCCGTTAGGAAGCTGCCTCATCCCCTCTCCGCCTGACAGATCCCCCTTGGTCAAACTGTGCCTTGTCTTCTTATTCCATCCACGAATAGAAACGCTATCAGTCACCGACTCCCCGGACGTTCTGGACAGGCAGAAATGCCTTGCTGCCTTGGCGTCACTGCGACACGCCAAGTGGTTCCAGGTTTGCATTTTGTTCTTATATTTGTCTTTAAGTAGAAAATTTGTAAAGTCTTTTgactatttttgttttttatttaaaatacgtTAACGTCGGATGATAGTTAGACGTGCTGAACTTAGCGTCTGTCAACGGTACAGTTGCTAAAGAAGCACTTAAGCGAATTAAACGGTCGGCAGGAACCTTTTTTAAAGAGTAGATGCATAGCTGCTGCTTTGTGTTAAGAGTAATGTTGCCTTTGTACACGACGGTTGTTGTTCTAAGTGCTAAAATGGTGACGCGAAATACTGTTTACCCTTGACAAAGTAGCACCGCAAAAATGAATGTCTGCGAACGagcagtttgggggtttttatcaACTGTGTGTCTGCTTTTGATTCTTATTCTAGGCCAGGGCTAACGGGCTGAAGTCGTGCGTCATAGTGATACGAGTGCTGCGAGACCTGTGTACTCGGGTTCCTACTTGGGCGCCTCTGAGAGGATGGgtaatgctcctttttttttttttttgttcattctgGGGGGGTCGGTGCCGCTTTCCCCAAAGCGGCGTTGGGCTCTTCGGTCTGCGCGCGTCCCTAAGTCAGAGATTTAAACGGTGCGAGCCAAGCTTCTGCCCTTAGAAGATGCGTCTCGGCCGTCCGCGCCGTAAATCGTTTGAGCGGTTCGTTTCTGCAGCGTAAAAATCTCATCGTTTGGGAACTggcagcagcctccagccccGATCGCAGCGCGAGCGCCTGCCGGGCTTGTCTCACTCTTCCAACCTGTCTTTCAGCCTCTCGAGCTGCTGTGTGAGAAATCTATCGGAACTGCCAACAGACCCATGGGCGCTGGCGAGGCTCTGAGGAGAGTTCTCGAGTGCCTCGCCTCGGGGATCGTGATGCCAGGTTAGGTGGTTCTCTGCATTTACATTGCAAAGCGAAGCCGAAATGCAACGCGGGCGGAGCTTCCAGGCGCGGTCACCTTGCCTTAGCGTTCGAGAAGTCCCTCGTTGTGTGTGCGGGCAGCCTAGACTCGGAGCTCAGAAAGCCCCCGGCGTAGACGGGTACTACCGTACCTTGCCGTTACCTAGGGCACGTGTGTTCAGAGCTACGGACCCATGACGTTAAACCCCCCGTAGAGAGAGGTTCCAGCTTCCACGAGCGTAAAATTTGCTTCCCTGAGGGGTCGTGACCAGCCTCACTGCTAATTGTACGTGTGAAATAGCCCAGGCGAGTTTCACAATGTTGGACATTGGATGGATCATGTCAGTCCGTGTTCTCCGAGAGATGAGTGTTGATTGATGCCAAGGGAATACTTAGTTTAGTTTCTTTAGAAACACCAGGATAATTCTCTGCATATCTTCCTTGTTTCCTGCCTTCAGATGGTTCTGGTATTTATGATCCTTGTGAAAAAGAAGCCACTGATGCTATTGGGCATCTAGACAGACAACAAAGGGAAGATATCACACAGAGTGCTCAGGTATAGTTTTGACTACAGATGTTACAAAAACTTAATCAGTTCAACTGACTCTGAACTTCCATATTGGTTAATGGTAGTATAGTAACCTCACGGAGGTCGGTGTTAACTTTTTTAATATCTAGTcaagtaaaagaaatacaaatgggtCCCACACCAATAAGGAATTTGTAGCTTGGCCAACCAGAAGCAAAGTATCAGGTTTTAAATAGTGACTTGCTACCACGACCCGTATTTTGGGTCGAACTGCAAAAATTCAGAGAGTCCTATTTAAACTGATGAGGATTTCTGTGTAGGGGTGGGTAGAATGTTCCTGTCTGAAACTGTGCAGGGAACAGAGAGTGGTGGAGCCGCTTGCGCGTCCCAGTAACACACGTTTAATCTTTCTAGCATGCTCTGAGACTTGCTGCTTTTGGCCAGCTTCACAAAGTCTTGGGGATGGATCCCCTACCCTCCAAAATGCCCAAGAAACCAAAGAACGAAAACCCCATTGACTATACTGGTAGGTACTCggcagaaaaaccaaacccaaatcacCTTTCCAaggcttttgctgctgttgttgctggAAACTGGAagactgaggggttttttgttacCGCTGTTACAGTCCAGATTCCTCCCAGTACAACGTACGCTGTCACCCCAATGAAGCGTCCGatggaggaggatggagaggagaaatctcccagcaaaaagaaaaagaagattcaGAAAAAAGGTATTGAGTTAACGAGAGGTAGGTACAAATGGCTACCCGAGAGCTGTTCGCAGGCCGAGGCGGGGGGCAGGTTGTGAAAGAGCTCTTGAAAGGGTTTGGTCTTGGGTGATGCTGTAAATAGGGGTTACAGGGCAcgtgaattttaaaaaaaaaaaaaaaaaaaaaaacaaccaacacctTAACGCTAAGATTTTTACTTGGTATAACTTAAATTCTtgcaaggaggaaaataaagaacTTGTCTGAAATTGGTTATGCTTCTTTGAAAGAGATGACAAACAGCCAcaaactttgggtttttttgctttgttcagAGGAAAAACTCGAACCTCCCCAGGCCATGAATGCACTGATGAAACTAAACCAGCTCAAACCTGGGCTCCAGTACAAACTTGTCTCTCAGACTGGTCCCGTTCACGCTCCGATCTTTACGATGTCTGTGGAAATTGATGGCAGCACGTTTGAGGCATCGGGACCTTCCAAAAAGACGGCCAAATTGCACGTGGCAGTGAAGGTAAGAGCCGTGGGTGTGCCAGCTCCTGCCAGAGGCCTCTCGTTAGGAGGCGGTTTGATTGCTGACCTCGTTAAATTGCGAAGAGGCAACTAAATTGATGGTGACGACAGCCGGGGGGTGAGGAGCGTCTCAAACCCTTCAGGGCAGGGACGGGGAAAGCCAGACACCAGAGTTGTCTGTTGTGCGTGGAGTCTCGGGGCAGAGGACTTCCCAAATCTTGGCGTTTGGGGGATGCCTGGCACCTGGACTGAACTCATAAAAGGATTCCCGAGCAGCCACGTTGAGTGTTTCCCCTGGAAGGTGAGCGGCGCTCAGTAACCTGCTCTCCTTGCTCTAGGTGTTGCAAGATATGGGGTTGCCCACAGGAGTGGAAGGCAAAGAATCTGGGAAAGGAGATGAATCAGCAGAGGAAACGGAACAGAAACCAGTCGTCGTCGCTCCTCCTCCCGTAGTAGAAACTGTCTCGACGCCcactgctgcctcccctcctTCAGATCAGACCCCAGAGGTGAGCACGGCCGAGGGGGCGAGACGGGCCCCGCCGGGTCTGTGGGGTGACGTAGGACGTCGTTGGAAGCGCCCGTCGGCGGCGGGTCGCTCTAACGGTGTCTTGAACCGTTCCGGTACCGTCGCGGTACAACTGATGAGGTCAAAAATTCAGGCGAGCTCATTCCGAGCTTCCCTCCTTCAGATCTTTTCCAAAATACGCCGTTTGGAAGCAGCTTGAGGGTCCCTCGGGGGGGGTTTTTGTGGGAGTTTCATCACCGCTTCTCTACTTCCAGAATGTGAAACAACAAGGACCAATTCTGACGAAGCACGGCAAGAATCCCGTCATGGAGCTGAACGAGAAGAGGCGCGGGCTGAAGTACGAGCTGATATCGGAAACGGGCGGCAGCCACGACAAGCGCTTCGTCATGGAGGTGAGGTGATGCCCAGTCCCTCATCCCAGCTCGGGTATCTCTTACTAAGGCTCTCAAGTCAGAgttaaaaatcataaaatcacgggatggtttgggctggaaggggcCTGTTAAAGCTCATTGAGCAGGTGGGGACGTTTTCACAGGATCAGGCCTCGTCCAGCCTCGCCTTGAGCACTTCAAACTCCTGGAATTATCTGCAGGCACCACAAAAAATGGTTAATTTTCCCAAGTGGCAGCTTCTGTTCCTGCTCTTTCCGCTTACGTGCGCTGATTTAATCCCTTCCAAAGGTGGAGGTTGACGGGCAGAAATTCCAAGGAGCCGGTTCCAATAAAAAGGTGGCGAAAGCCTACGCGGCTCTGGCCGCGCTGGAGAAGCTCTTCCCGGATGCTCCCGTTGCCATCGAGCAGAACAAGAAGAAGAGAGCCCCCGTGCCCGCGAGGGGGGGCCCCAAGTTTGCAGTAAAAGTAAGTAAATTCACAATTCAACGACTTCCTGGTGTAACTTAACGGTTTCGTAGCACCGTTGTCTCCTGCTCTGTGGTTTTAATccctttttggggaggggaaataAGGTGTGGAGGGAAACCAGGATCTGCCACCGTTGGGCTCGAAAGCAGAAATTCGTCGAGTTTTACAGAAAACAGCCTGTTTTCTGGAGATGACCCTTACTCGGTGCCCGCCCCCGCTGCGTTTTGCTTAGCCCCCCTCCTTTCCGAGGCAGACGGGTACCCGGCGCGTTCTGGAGCTCCCGCCGTCCTCTGgaaaggtggtttttttggtcACCTCAGGGGCCGGGCGGCGCGTTCCAGAGCCGGGTGACAcgtgttcttttttttctctcttcccccctcagCAGCACAACCCGGGTTTCGGGATGGGAGGCCCCATGCACAACGAGGTGCCTCCTCCCCCCAACATGCGCGGCCGTGGCAGAGGCGGCAACATCCGAGGCCGCGGCAGAGGCCGAGGGGGATTCGGCGGCAACCACGGCGGCTACATGAATGCAGGTGAGGTGCTGCCTGCGCCGGCCctaaacccacccaaaccccgCCAGCGTTTTGTGTCTCGGAGCGTGACGGGACACACGAGGCCTTTTGTcacttccatttccttttctttcaacatttttatttttttttttttcctcttcaaatctAGGTGCCGGCTACGGAAGCTATGGTTACGGAGGCAATTCCGCGACAGCAGGCTATAGTAAGTGGTTTTCATCTTAAATTTGGAAACGCATCGAGCCGCTGGGGGTGTGAGACTCGGCGCGGGTTGCGCCGCGCTCGTGCAGGAGCCCTCGTAAGggggttctcttttttttttgaacgCGAAGTCGTGAAAGGTGGCTTGTGTGCTcgttaaaaagtttaaaaacgCGAATCCAGGTGACTTCACGTTTCCTCTAAAactgtgaatattttaaatttct
This sequence is a window from Strix uralensis isolate ZFMK-TIS-50842 chromosome 38, bStrUra1, whole genome shotgun sequence. Protein-coding genes within it:
- the ILF3 gene encoding interleukin enhancer-binding factor 3 isoform X3, which gives rise to MRPMRIFVNDDRHVMAKHSAVYPTQEELEAVQNMVSHTERALKAVSDWIDEQEKVSGEQPETESMETAAEEENKEGGDQKASEQLTRTLRGVMRVGLVAKGLLLKGDLDLELVLLCKDKPTTELLEKVADNLGVQLAAITEDKYEIIQSVGDAAIVIKNTKEPPLTLTIHLTSPVVREEMEKQLAGETLSVTDSPDVLDRQKCLAALASLRHAKWFQARANGLKSCVIVIRVLRDLCTRVPTWAPLRGWPLELLCEKSIGTANRPMGAGEALRRVLECLASGIVMPDGSGIYDPCEKEATDAIGHLDRQQREDITQSAQHALRLAAFGQLHKVLGMDPLPSKMPKKPKNENPIDYTVQIPPSTTYAVTPMKRPMEEDGEEKSPSKKKKKIQKKEEKLEPPQAMNALMKLNQLKPGLQYKLVSQTGPVHAPIFTMSVEIDGSTFEASGPSKKTAKLHVAVKVLQDMGLPTGVEGKESGKGDESAEETEQKPVVVAPPPVVETVSTPTAASPPSDQTPENVKQQGPILTKHGKNPVMELNEKRRGLKYELISETGGSHDKRFVMEVEVDGQKFQGAGSNKKVAKAYAALAALEKLFPDAPVAIEQNKKKRAPVPARGGPKFAVKHNPGFGMGGPMHNEVPPPPNMRGRGRGGNIRGRGRGRGGFGGNHGGYMNAGAGYGSYGYGGNSATAGYSQFYSNGGHSNSGSGGGGGSSGYGSYYQGGDNYNSPVPPKHGGKKQQHGGQQKPSYGSGYQSHQGQQQQSYNQNQYSNYGPPQGKQKGYNHGQGNYSSYSNSYNSPGGGGSDYNYESKFSYGGNSGRGGGGNNYSGGASYNTGSHGGYGGGSGGGGSSYQGKQGGYSSQSNYNSPGSGQNYSGPPSSYQASQGGYGRNDHSMNYQYR
- the ILF3 gene encoding interleukin enhancer-binding factor 3 isoform X4 gives rise to the protein MRPMRIFVNDDRHVMAKHSAVYPTQEELEAVQNMVSHTERALKAVSDWIDEQEKVSGEQPETESMETAAEEENKEGGDQKASEQLTRTLRGVMRVGLVAKGLLLKGDLDLELVLLCKDKPTTELLEKVADNLGVQLAAITEDKYEIIQSVGDAAIVIKNTKEPPLTLTIHLTSPVVREEMEKQLAGETLSVTDSPDVLDRQKCLAALASLRHAKWFQARANGLKSCVIVIRVLRDLCTRVPTWAPLRGWPLELLCEKSIGTANRPMGAGEALRRVLECLASGIVMPDGSGIYDPCEKEATDAIGHLDRQQREDITQSAQHALRLAAFGQLHKVLGMDPLPSKMPKKPKNENPIDYTVQIPPSTTYAVTPMKRPMEEDGEEKSPSKKKKKIQKKEEKLEPPQAMNALMKLNQLKPGLQYKLVSQTGPVHAPIFTMSVEIDGSTFEASGPSKKTAKLHVAVKVLQDMGLPTGVEGKESGKGDESAEETEQKPVVVAPPPVVETVSTPTAASPPSDQTPENVKQQGPILTKHGKNPVMELNEKRRGLKYELISETGGSHDKRFVMEVEVDGQKFQGAGSNKKVAKAYAALAALEKLFPDAPVAIEQNKKKRAPVPARGGPKFAVKQHNPGFGMGGPMHNEVPPPPNMRGRGRGGNIRGRGRGRGGFGGNHGGYMNAGAGYGSYGYGGNSATAGYSDFFTDCYGYHDFGSS
- the ILF3 gene encoding interleukin enhancer-binding factor 3 isoform X2; amino-acid sequence: MRPMRIFVNDDRHVMAKHSAVYPTQEELEAVQNMVSHTERALKAVSDWIDEQEKVSGEQPETESMETAAEEENKEGGDQKASEQLTRTLRGVMRVGLVAKGLLLKGDLDLELVLLCKDKPTTELLEKVADNLGVQLAAITEDKYEIIQSVGDAAIVIKNTKEPPLTLTIHLTSPVVREEMEKQLAGETLSVTDSPDVLDRQKCLAALASLRHAKWFQARANGLKSCVIVIRVLRDLCTRVPTWAPLRGWPLELLCEKSIGTANRPMGAGEALRRVLECLASGIVMPDGSGIYDPCEKEATDAIGHLDRQQREDITQSAQHALRLAAFGQLHKVLGMDPLPSKMPKKPKNENPIDYTVQIPPSTTYAVTPMKRPMEEDGEEKSPSKKKKKIQKKEEKLEPPQAMNALMKLNQLKPGLQYKLVSQTGPVHAPIFTMSVEIDGSTFEASGPSKKTAKLHVAVKVLQDMGLPTGVEGKESGKGDESAEETEQKPVVVAPPPVVETVSTPTAASPPSDQTPENVKQQGPILTKHGKNPVMELNEKRRGLKYELISETGGSHDKRFVMEVEVDGQKFQGAGSNKKVAKAYAALAALEKLFPDAPVAIEQNKKKRAPVPARGGPKFAVKQHNPGFGMGGPMHNEVPPPPNMRGRGRGGNIRGRGRGRGGFGGNHGGYMNAGAGYGSYGYGGNSATAGYSQFYSNGGHSNSGSGGGGGSSGYGSYYQGGDNYNSPVPPKHGGKKQQHGGQQKPSYGSGYQSHQGQQQQSYNQNQYSNYGPPQGKQKGYNHGQGNYSSYSNSYNSPGGGGSDYNYESKFSYGGNSGRGGGGNNYSGGASYNTGSHGGYGGGSGGGGSSYQGKQGGYSSQSNYNSPGSGQNYSGPPSSYQASQGGYGRNDHSMNYQYR
- the ILF3 gene encoding interleukin enhancer-binding factor 3 isoform X1, producing the protein MRPMRIFVNDDRHVMAKHSAVYPTQEELEAVQNMVSHTERALKAVSDWIDEQEKVSGEQPETESMETAAEEENKEGGDQKASEQLTRTLRGVMRVGLVAKGLLLKGDLDLELVLLCKDKPTTELLEKVADNLGVQLAAITEDKYEIIQSVGDAAIVIKNTKEPPLTLTIHLTSPVVREEMEKQLAGETLSVTDSPDVLDRQKCLAALASLRHAKWFQARANGLKSCVIVIRVLRDLCTRVPTWAPLRGWPLELLCEKSIGTANRPMGAGEALRRVLECLASGIVMPDGSGIYDPCEKEATDAIGHLDRQQREDITQSAQHALRLAAFGQLHKVLGMDPLPSKMPKKPKNENPIDYTVQIPPSTTYAVTPMKRPMEEDGEEKSPSKKKKKIQKKGIELTREEKLEPPQAMNALMKLNQLKPGLQYKLVSQTGPVHAPIFTMSVEIDGSTFEASGPSKKTAKLHVAVKVLQDMGLPTGVEGKESGKGDESAEETEQKPVVVAPPPVVETVSTPTAASPPSDQTPENVKQQGPILTKHGKNPVMELNEKRRGLKYELISETGGSHDKRFVMEVEVDGQKFQGAGSNKKVAKAYAALAALEKLFPDAPVAIEQNKKKRAPVPARGGPKFAVKQHNPGFGMGGPMHNEVPPPPNMRGRGRGGNIRGRGRGRGGFGGNHGGYMNAGAGYGSYGYGGNSATAGYSQFYSNGGHSNSGSGGGGGSSGYGSYYQGGDNYNSPVPPKHGGKKQQHGGQQKPSYGSGYQSHQGQQQQSYNQNQYSNYGPPQGKQKGYNHGQGNYSSYSNSYNSPGGGGSDYNYESKFSYGGNSGRGGGGNNYSGGASYNTGSHGGYGGGSGGGGSSYQGKQGGYSSQSNYNSPGSGQNYSGPPSSYQASQGGYGRNDHSMNYQYR